The Gadus macrocephalus chromosome 13, ASM3116895v1 genome includes a window with the following:
- the dag1 gene encoding dystroglycan translates to MQAVPGCLSEGLSRFIINQILSLNVCPPYPNVKPKLITVHVFVLSLSQIVETGKESLPRWLKWKAASRTLQGLPLEEDRGVYYISVSVSNHTETSSPSPTEFFSVEVHPEDFLDVDPSQLALNQASGVEDSGLPFVCGNEEPVTVLTVILDADLTKMSSEQRVALLADMRSFSGVELQNMRILPVVNNRLFDMSAFMAGPGNAKKVVENGALVSWKLGCSLDQGSVPNIHSVQKPAKEGAMSAKLGYPVVGWHIANKKPHIPKRVRRALNNTPTPLLTVVPPTSVVEPPVRIVPTLSSPAIAGPTDSSAPPVRGPVPLPGKPTIRIRDSVVHTPTVVPPLPTRVMETTSSVFIQPTMTRPTFVEATATPAPPRKPTKKPKKPKTTPVPREPKVTTMKPTRRTTPSSGIAPDPNNEKPVLRNPIDQVNALVGTYFEVKIPSDTFFDKEDGTTDKLRLTLRQNHNEMVGEDSWIQFNTTSQLLYGLPEAQHVGKHEYFMQAADKGSLNAIDAFEVRVNRWPANDKSPVTFTVRLDGEPRSVTNDIHKKILLVKRLAYALGDRNSSTVSLRNITKGSIVVEWTNSSLPQYPCPREQITMMSQKLADADGRPVQSFKNAMSPEFRPLDVKVRGRASCNTYSFIPPGEIDIPEPAAVTPALGTGRQSTDDVYLHTVIPAVVVAAILLIAGIIAMICYRKKRKGKLTIEDQATFIKKGVPIIFADELDDSKPPPSSSMPLILQEEKPPLPPPEYPNMASPETTPLNHEMLGEYTALRDEDPNAPPYQPPPPFTTPMEGKGSRPKNMTPYRSPPPYVPP, encoded by the exons ATGCAGGCGGTCCCTGGGTGCCTCTCAGAGGGGCTGAGCAG GTTCATCATCAACCAG ATACTTTCATTAAATGTCTGTCCCCCATATCCAAATGTTAAACCAAAACTAATAACAGTGCATGTTttcgttctttctctctctcagattgTTGAGACCGGCAAGGAGTCTCTACCAAGATGGCTGAAGTGGAAAGCGGCCAGCCGAACGCTACAGGGTCTCCCTCTGGAGGAAGACAGGGGCGTCTACTAcatctccgtctccgtctccaaCCACACCGAGacctcctcgccctcccccaCAGAGTTCTTCTCCGTGGAGGTGCACCCGGAAGACTTCCTGGACGTGGACCCGAGCCAGCTGGCGCTGAACCAGGCCAGCGGCGTGGAGGACAGCGGCCTGCCGTTCGTCTGCGGCAACGAGGAGCCCGTGACGGTGCTGACGGTCATCCTGGACGCCGACCTGACCAAGATGAGCTCCGAGCAGCGGGTGGCCCTGCTGGCCGACATGAGGAGCTTCTCGGGCGTGGAGCTCCAGAACATGAGGATCCTCCCCGTGGTGAACAACCGGCTGTTCGACATGTCCGCCTTCATGGCGGGGCCGGGAAACGCCAAGAAG GTGGTGGAGAACGGAGCTCTCGTGTCCTGGAAACTGGGCTGCTCCCTGGACCAGGGCAGTGTCCCGAACATCCACAGCGTCCAGAAGCCGGCTAAAGAAGGCGCCATGTCGGCCAAGCTGGGCTACCCCGTCGTGGGCTGGCACATCGCAAACAAGAAGCCCCACATCCCCAAGCGGGTCAGGCGCGCCCTGAACAACACCCCGACACCCCTGTTGACCGTGGTCCCCCCGACCAGCGTCGTGGAGCCCCCGGTGAGGATCGTCCCGACGCTGTCTTCTCCCGCCATCGCCGGGCCCACCGACAGCTCCGCCCCTCCTGTGAGAGGGCCCGTCCCCCTGCCTGGCAAACCCACCATCCGGATCCGGGACTCCGTGGTCCACACCCCGACGGTGGTCCCGCCTCTGCCGACCAGAGTGATGGAGACTACCAGCTCTGTTTTCATCCAGCCCACCATGACCCGGCCTACGTTCGTGGAGGCCACGGCCACCCCTGCCCCTCCGAGGAAGCCCACCAAGAAGCCCAAGAAGCCCAAGACCACCCCTGTTCCGAGGGAACCCAAGGTGACCACGATGAAGCCGACCAGGCGCACCACCCCGTCGTCCGGCATCGCGCCCGATCCCAACAACGAGAAGCCCGTCCTGCGTAACCCCATCGACCAGGTCAACGCCCTGGTGGGCACCTACTTTGAGGTGAAGATCCCCTCGGACACGTTCTTCGACAAGGAGGACGGCACCACGGACAAGCTGCGTCTGACGCTGAGGCAGAACCACAACGAGATGGTGGGCGAGGACTCCTGGATCCAGTTCAACACCACCAGCCAGCTGCTCTACGGCCTGCCGGAGGCCCAGCACGTCGGCAAACACGAGTACTTCATGCAGGCGGCGGACAAAGGCAGCCTGAACGCCATCGACGCCTTCGAGGTCCGGGTGAACCGCTGGCCCGCCAACGACAAGAGCCCCGTCACGTTCACGGTCCGCCTGGACGGCGAGCCGCGCTCCGTGACCAACGACATCCACAAGAAGATCCTGCTGGTCAAGAGGCTGGCGTACGCGCTGGGAGACCGCAACAGCAGCACGGTGAGCCTGAGGAACATCACCAAGGGCTCCATCGTGGTGGAGTGGACCAACAGCAGCCTGCCGCAGTACCCCTGCCCCCGCGAGCAGATCACCATGATGAGCCAGAAGCTGGCAGACGCCGACGGAAGGCCTGTCCAGAGCTTCAAGAACGCCATGAGCCCCGAGTTCAGACCGCTGGACGtcaaggtgagagggagggccaGCTGCAATACCTACTCCTTCATCCCACCGGGAGAGATCGACATCCCCGAGCCCGCTGCCGTGACGCCGGCCCTGGGCACGGGTCGCCAGAGCACGGACGACGTCTACCTGCACACGGTCATCCCCGCCGTGGTGGTGGCGGCCATCCTGCTCATCGCCGGCATCATCGCCATGATCTGCTACCGCAAGAAACGGAAGGGCAAGCTGACCATCGAGGACCAGGCCACCTTCATCAAGAAGGGCGTGCCCATCATCTTCGCCGACGAGCTGGACGACTCCAAGCCCCCGCCCTCGTCCAGCATGCCGCTGATCCTGCAAGAGGAGaagccccccctcccgcccccggAGTACCCCAACATGGCCTCCCCCGAGACCACCCCCCTCAACCACGAGATGCTGGGGGAGTACACCGCCCTGAGAGATGAGGACCCCAACGCTCCGCCGtaccagccccctccccccttcaccaCCCCCATGGAGGGAAAGGGGTCCCGGCCAAAGAACATGACCCCCTACAGATCGCCACCCCCCTACGTGCCCCCCTAA